One genomic segment of Methanocella sp. includes these proteins:
- a CDS encoding fasciclin domain-containing protein: MKRLFAIGLIALMLLLAVPATAQTSNNLLQTLQKDGSFTKVISLFHTTHRDTSLIVAGPFTVIAPTDDAFNKLSAAAQNGVMSDRSIQNGLTRNAMISSKYTLDQLVSMGYARTLDGRRLPVSRGSDGTVTIGWAKVVKPNIEARNGIIQGVDAIIIPT; the protein is encoded by the coding sequence TTGAAGAGACTATTTGCGATAGGGCTGATAGCGCTCATGCTATTGCTGGCCGTGCCCGCCACGGCGCAGACATCGAATAACCTTTTACAGACGCTCCAGAAGGACGGCTCGTTCACTAAGGTGATTTCACTATTCCATACGACGCATCGGGATACGTCGCTGATCGTCGCCGGCCCGTTCACGGTCATCGCGCCGACGGACGACGCGTTCAATAAGCTGTCCGCGGCGGCCCAGAACGGCGTCATGTCGGACAGGTCGATCCAGAACGGCCTGACCAGGAATGCCATGATCTCGAGCAAGTATACGCTTGACCAGCTGGTAAGCATGGGCTATGCGAGAACGCTCGACGGCCGGCGGCTGCCCGTGTCCAGGGGTAGCGATGGCACCGTCACCATCGGCTGGGCAAAAGTCGTGAAGCCCAATATAGAGGCCCGGAACGGAATTATCCAGGGAGTTGACGCGATCATAATTCCGACGTGA
- a CDS encoding HEPN domain-containing protein: MGDHQAYYSMFLSARAALYSKGYRDRKHNAHLCLSYFLKRLVELGILNSGYANDFMVAMDFRDKANYGAIYSKESAEKAITFADEFIEQMKSVIERTDIKI; this comes from the coding sequence GTGGGCGACCACCAGGCCTATTATTCGATGTTCCTCTCGGCGAGGGCGGCTTTATATTCAAAAGGCTACCGGGATAGAAAGCATAACGCCCACCTGTGCCTGTCTTACTTTCTCAAGCGTCTGGTCGAGCTGGGCATTTTAAACTCCGGATATGCGAACGATTTCATGGTGGCGATGGACTTCCGGGATAAGGCGAACTATGGCGCAATATATAGTAAGGAGTCAGCAGAAAAAGCCATTACTTTCGCCGATGAATTTATCGAGCAAATGAAGTCGGTCATAGAAAGAACAGATATAAAAATTTAA
- a CDS encoding nucleotidyltransferase domain-containing protein — protein sequence MSQITDFLGSTAGIQILELFIRDPGRDMYQIEVINEIKETVNPKLSFLTAKKWLSFYVNYGLLVEQKRGKFIQYILNKDSPVVRQFKVLLNTAKILESIEGISLNDAEIYLFGSAARGEDDKDSDIDLLIIGEADSAKLAEIKDAVMEKLGREVNLVFYTRAQYSDLYRDNRMFYENIERDKIRLL from the coding sequence ATGAGCCAGATTACCGATTTTTTAGGGTCAACGGCCGGAATACAAATCCTGGAGCTATTTATCCGTGATCCGGGCAGGGATATGTACCAGATCGAGGTTATAAACGAGATTAAAGAAACCGTAAATCCGAAATTATCATTCTTGACTGCTAAGAAGTGGCTATCATTTTATGTGAATTATGGCTTGCTGGTGGAACAAAAAAGGGGTAAGTTCATTCAATATATATTAAATAAAGACAGCCCGGTGGTAAGACAATTTAAAGTATTGCTCAATACGGCGAAGATCTTAGAATCTATCGAGGGCATATCGCTGAATGATGCCGAAATATATCTTTTTGGCTCCGCGGCGCGGGGCGAGGATGATAAGGATAGCGACATCGACCTTTTGATAATCGGCGAGGCGGACTCTGCGAAATTGGCAGAGATTAAAGACGCCGTAATGGAAAAACTGGGCCGGGAGGTAAACCTTGTATTTTATACGAGGGCCCAGTATTCGGACCTGTACCGGGATAATCGGATGTTTTATGAAAATATCGAGCGGGACAAGATTCGATTGCTTTAG
- a CDS encoding tetratricopeptide repeat protein: MCEDPHPSSPGARQPKKRSCDMDAESHLMEGNALLSMGLVDEAIEEYRAALEKDPGNAEAHYNLGLVYRKTKRLDDAIREYREAIRLNPANMNYHNNLGTALIVKGDRAGAIKEYDEALRIEPDNATLHFNRGYALFEMGELTEAEKEYQTALKINPAFDHARFYLGLLKKK, from the coding sequence ATGTGTGAGGACCCCCACCCATCCAGCCCCGGCGCCCGTCAGCCTAAAAAACGTTCCTGCGACATGGACGCCGAATCCCACCTCATGGAAGGCAACGCTCTTTTATCGATGGGCCTTGTCGACGAAGCCATCGAGGAATACCGGGCCGCCCTGGAAAAGGACCCTGGCAATGCCGAGGCCCACTACAACCTGGGCCTGGTCTACCGTAAGACGAAGCGGCTAGACGATGCCATTCGCGAGTACCGGGAAGCGATCCGCCTCAACCCTGCGAACATGAATTACCACAATAATCTGGGCACGGCGCTCATCGTTAAGGGCGATAGGGCAGGAGCCATTAAAGAATATGATGAAGCCCTCCGAATCGAGCCGGATAATGCGACGTTGCACTTCAACCGGGGCTACGCGCTGTTCGAGATGGGCGAGTTGACAGAGGCTGAAAAGGAATATCAGACGGCGTTAAAGATAAACCCGGCCTTCGACCACGCAAGATTCTACCTGGGCCTGCTCAAGAAAAAATAA
- a CDS encoding TrmB family transcriptional regulator, with protein MYNVTVCSTMNQPFDEKTLSKMSMFGLTEYEARVYLTLIVKGGLEASKVSKYADIPRPHTYSVLKALQMRGLVTVIPEAVNRYRAVPLDEGMDLLMEEQEKQLSYLRNAREELLSEIKPKEAIPTNHQSIVLLYYGRQNVYKLVDEMFSRCEHTCDIMTTANGLVRFYKYFSDRASEFRNKDIRVRFIAPVTPEVEDFAFKLSQIVELRHIDRLPYIRVVLLDESEVLFAEFFDDDFKATGKETGIWINQAELTKMMKTMFENTWQNTVPYEKKSE; from the coding sequence ATGTATAACGTGACTGTCTGTAGCACCATGAACCAGCCGTTCGATGAAAAAACGCTCTCGAAAATGAGCATGTTCGGGCTGACCGAGTACGAAGCGAGGGTCTATCTGACTTTGATCGTCAAGGGCGGGCTCGAAGCCAGCAAGGTCTCGAAGTACGCCGACATCCCGAGGCCGCACACCTACTCGGTGCTGAAGGCGCTGCAGATGCGCGGGCTCGTCACTGTCATACCGGAGGCAGTGAACCGCTACCGGGCTGTGCCTTTGGATGAGGGCATGGACCTGCTCATGGAGGAGCAGGAGAAGCAATTGTCGTATTTGCGTAATGCCCGCGAGGAGCTCCTGTCCGAGATTAAGCCCAAAGAGGCCATCCCCACAAATCACCAGTCAATCGTCTTATTGTATTATGGCCGGCAGAACGTCTACAAGCTCGTGGACGAGATGTTCTCCCGGTGCGAGCACACGTGCGACATCATGACCACCGCCAACGGCCTGGTACGCTTTTACAAGTATTTCAGCGACAGGGCCTCGGAATTCCGAAACAAGGACATCCGCGTCAGGTTCATCGCCCCGGTGACGCCGGAAGTCGAGGACTTCGCGTTCAAGCTCTCGCAGATAGTGGAGCTGCGGCACATCGACCGATTACCATATATCCGCGTCGTGCTTCTGGACGAGAGCGAAGTGCTGTTCGCCGAGTTCTTCGACGACGATTTTAAGGCGACGGGCAAGGAGACGGGCATCTGGATCAACCAGGCCGAGCTCACGAAGATGATGAAGACCATGTTCGAGAACACGTGGCAGAATACCGTGCCCTACGAGAAGAAGTCGGAATAG
- a CDS encoding L-lactate permease, translating to MDLIGLGLSILPLIVVFLGIVWLKKSGAIMVIVGLVLTALICWAYFKTDPTIIVGGTLYGIVKSFGISVAVVFAMFMVFLMQITGALGRISDAVHNIAGTKEEKALFVGMGFGSFVTALGLVAPTLFPPLLVAMGFSPLAAIAIACLGYDPLCSFALLSLPITAPVGAANSMGIPITVQSFAMNIAIFLPVISVGFAFAILYVVGKMEAVKRSWLPALLSGLVISLSAIALIYWNLVPISIVGVIAGALSMASLFTYNTLKAAQAGKAGSTLPMTAAKVAGLWVVILAVLAVLAVSYSIKFSLAPGLLTLLLMTPVIVLAIAVLAVRIYRALTAPKPAKIATDGGMGTKSVPITSLLKSLSPWLILIYLVSIVGVPQIAAYLNALPGSLEVWTFFANQSIDLNFLSQAYTWIFVAAIIGIFTLDAKGGQVVKALDMTVRRLWGPFLTYSLFFSVAYLMYFSGGVIAHSMVNGVDTAKLVLPDLVKSPDANMDALIGLALAGLFGAYYGLVAPIPGFIGAVIGGSETSSNVMFAKIQNVAVTNTIGAAKYPLAFGSLAVAGGIASAITPAKITNACATLGESGEMESKAMATNMWVAIALTAITCVMTLLFLKIGIGF from the coding sequence ATGGACCTCATAGGGTTAGGACTTTCAATACTTCCCCTCATCGTCGTGTTCCTGGGGATCGTATGGCTTAAGAAATCGGGAGCTATTATGGTGATCGTGGGGCTGGTGCTGACCGCCCTCATCTGCTGGGCGTACTTCAAGACCGACCCAACGATCATCGTCGGCGGCACGCTCTATGGCATCGTGAAGTCGTTCGGCATATCCGTCGCCGTCGTCTTCGCCATGTTCATGGTCTTCCTCATGCAAATAACGGGAGCCCTGGGCCGCATCTCGGATGCAGTCCATAACATCGCCGGCACGAAAGAGGAAAAGGCGCTGTTCGTGGGCATGGGCTTCGGATCGTTCGTCACTGCCCTGGGCCTGGTGGCGCCGACGCTGTTCCCGCCGCTGCTCGTGGCCATGGGGTTCTCGCCGCTGGCGGCCATCGCGATAGCGTGTTTGGGCTATGACCCGCTCTGCTCGTTTGCGTTACTTTCTCTGCCTATCACGGCGCCCGTGGGCGCGGCCAACAGCATGGGAATCCCCATCACGGTGCAGTCCTTTGCCATGAACATCGCCATCTTCCTGCCCGTCATCAGCGTAGGCTTCGCGTTCGCCATCCTCTACGTGGTCGGCAAGATGGAGGCCGTCAAGAGGTCATGGCTCCCCGCCCTGCTGTCCGGCCTTGTCATCTCGCTGTCGGCCATCGCCCTCATCTACTGGAACCTGGTGCCGATCAGCATCGTGGGCGTCATCGCCGGTGCGCTGTCGATGGCATCCCTGTTCACGTATAACACCCTCAAGGCCGCCCAGGCGGGTAAAGCCGGAAGTACGCTGCCCATGACGGCCGCGAAGGTCGCCGGGCTCTGGGTCGTCATCCTGGCCGTCCTGGCGGTGCTCGCCGTGTCCTATAGCATCAAGTTCAGCCTGGCACCGGGACTTTTAACGCTCCTGTTGATGACGCCGGTGATCGTGCTGGCCATCGCAGTCCTCGCCGTCCGGATATACCGGGCCCTTACGGCCCCGAAGCCGGCGAAGATTGCGACCGATGGCGGTATGGGCACGAAGAGCGTGCCTATCACGAGCCTGCTGAAGTCCCTGTCGCCCTGGCTCATCCTGATCTATTTAGTCAGTATCGTGGGAGTGCCCCAGATAGCGGCCTACCTGAATGCCCTGCCTGGGAGCCTGGAGGTCTGGACTTTCTTCGCAAACCAGTCCATCGACCTGAACTTCCTGAGCCAGGCATATACCTGGATCTTCGTCGCCGCCATCATCGGCATCTTCACGCTCGACGCGAAGGGAGGCCAGGTCGTCAAGGCCCTGGACATGACGGTTCGGCGCCTGTGGGGGCCTTTCCTGACGTACAGCCTGTTCTTCTCCGTCGCCTACCTGATGTACTTCTCGGGCGGCGTCATAGCGCACAGTATGGTCAACGGCGTGGATACGGCGAAGCTCGTCCTGCCCGACCTCGTGAAGTCGCCCGACGCGAACATGGACGCGCTCATCGGCCTGGCGCTGGCGGGCTTATTCGGCGCCTACTACGGGCTCGTCGCCCCCATTCCGGGCTTTATCGGCGCGGTAATAGGCGGCAGTGAAACCTCGTCCAACGTCATGTTCGCCAAGATCCAGAACGTGGCGGTGACCAACACCATCGGCGCCGCCAAGTACCCCCTGGCCTTCGGCTCGCTCGCCGTCGCGGGCGGCATCGCCAGTGCCATTACGCCGGCAAAGATCACCAACGCCTGTGCGACTTTGGGAGAAAGCGGCGAGATGGAAAGTAAGGCCATGGCGACCAACATGTGGGTGGCCATCGCGCTGACGGCCATCACGTGCGTGATGACGCTGCTGTTCCTGAAAATTGGAATCGGGTTCTAG
- a CDS encoding phosphoglycerate kinase, translating into MERDYCTMDDFDLDGKTVILRAEFNSPIGPDGKILDDKRIRESVPTIKGLEDSKVVLIAHQSRPGKKDFTTLDQHAKHLQRYVKQDVHYVDDIFGSHAREAIVEAEAGDIVMLENVRFYSEEVLELNPEVAAKTIMIKKLAPLAQVFLNDAFGASHRSQDSLVGFTPLLPSGAGKLMQKEIDSLTEALRGGGEVNYVLGGAKVDDSISVTMNVLEKGIASKVLATGVVANVFLAASGVNIGKPSYDFLEKNELSGEIPRAKEILQKFDGKVLLPSDVAINKDGKRVEINVKQLPTDYPIMDIGHETIANFSDIIRHSDKVILNGPAGVFENPEFGTGTRDILMAATKAKFSIVGGGHSSAAVEEMGIEDKITHVSTGGGAAIDFLSGKTMPAIDALKAAKKRMMEHVRARAH; encoded by the coding sequence ATGGAACGCGATTATTGTACGATGGATGACTTTGACCTGGATGGAAAGACCGTGATCTTACGAGCGGAATTCAACTCGCCCATAGGGCCCGACGGTAAGATACTCGACGACAAGCGGATCCGCGAAAGCGTGCCCACGATCAAGGGCCTCGAAGACTCGAAGGTCGTCCTCATCGCACACCAGAGCCGGCCCGGCAAGAAGGATTTCACCACGCTGGACCAGCACGCGAAGCACCTGCAGCGCTACGTGAAGCAGGATGTCCACTACGTGGACGATATTTTCGGCTCCCACGCCAGGGAGGCCATCGTCGAGGCCGAAGCCGGCGACATCGTCATGCTCGAGAACGTGCGCTTTTACTCCGAGGAAGTGCTCGAGCTGAATCCCGAGGTGGCCGCTAAAACAATTATGATCAAGAAGCTCGCCCCGCTGGCCCAGGTGTTCCTCAACGACGCGTTCGGCGCCTCCCACCGCTCCCAGGACTCGCTCGTGGGCTTTACGCCCCTGCTCCCGTCGGGCGCGGGCAAGCTCATGCAAAAGGAGATCGACTCGCTGACTGAGGCCCTCCGTGGAGGCGGGGAAGTCAACTATGTCCTGGGCGGCGCCAAGGTGGACGACAGCATCAGCGTCACCATGAATGTGCTTGAGAAGGGCATCGCCAGCAAGGTGCTGGCGACGGGCGTCGTGGCGAACGTATTCCTGGCCGCGAGCGGCGTCAACATCGGCAAGCCCAGCTACGATTTCCTGGAAAAGAACGAGCTCAGCGGCGAAATACCGAGGGCGAAGGAGATCCTGCAGAAATTCGACGGCAAGGTCCTGCTGCCCAGCGACGTGGCCATCAACAAGGACGGCAAGCGGGTCGAGATCAACGTTAAGCAGCTGCCGACCGATTACCCGATCATGGACATCGGCCACGAGACCATCGCGAACTTCTCCGACATCATCCGGCACTCGGATAAGGTCATATTGAACGGCCCCGCGGGCGTTTTCGAGAACCCCGAGTTCGGCACCGGCACCCGTGATATACTGATGGCGGCCACGAAGGCGAAGTTCTCTATTGTCGGCGGAGGCCACAGCTCCGCGGCGGTCGAAGAGATGGGCATCGAGGACAAGATCACCCATGTCTCCACGGGCGGCGGCGCGGCCATCGACTTCTTAAGCGGCAAGACCATGCCCGCCATCGACGCGCTAAAAGCGGCCAAAAAGAGAATGATGGAACACGTAAGAGCAAGGGCTCACTGA
- a CDS encoding PAS domain-containing sensor histidine kinase — MSIHPALSDDGNREKGREDFFRTLDSLREKYPTATGDLEKLILYENNLWESRRFLVNIFDNFREGIDIIDKDLKIVQINRVLNLIYKDSIPITGKLCHQVFAGRDEPCEQCPSLMAMKDKAIHSVVMLLFEGTERKAWVRITAFPIIDIDGNVLGTIEHSRNVTEDVNAEKALCDSKTQVELYLDLMGHDINNLNQIGMGFLELALNSPSLDENSRSMMSKSLMAFENSSRLIDNVRKLQKVRSGELCQKEMDAGRILADVCRLYANRHGVKINYKPVEGATVMANELLFDLFSNLVGNAIKHSNDIPVVDIGLDTWSLKSEKYYRIVVEDNGPGIPDEIKTLIFNRQLQGGPQAKGSGMGLYLVRALVEDFHGLVWVEDRIPGDRRKGSRFVVLLPAVR; from the coding sequence ATGAGCATTCATCCTGCTTTGTCCGACGACGGGAATAGAGAAAAAGGGAGAGAAGATTTTTTTAGGACGCTGGACTCGCTCCGGGAGAAATATCCCACCGCGACCGGTGACCTGGAGAAGCTCATTCTATATGAGAATAACCTCTGGGAGAGCCGGCGGTTCCTGGTCAATATCTTCGATAATTTTCGGGAAGGCATCGATATCATCGATAAAGACCTGAAGATCGTCCAGATAAACCGGGTCCTCAATCTGATCTACAAGGACTCTATACCCATAACAGGTAAGCTATGCCATCAGGTGTTCGCGGGCCGGGACGAGCCCTGCGAGCAGTGCCCGAGCCTTATGGCAATGAAAGATAAGGCCATACACAGCGTGGTCATGCTCCTGTTTGAGGGTACGGAAAGGAAGGCGTGGGTCCGTATCACCGCATTCCCCATTATCGACATCGATGGGAATGTCCTGGGCACCATAGAGCATAGCAGGAACGTCACAGAGGACGTGAACGCCGAAAAAGCGCTGTGCGATTCGAAGACGCAGGTCGAGCTGTACCTGGATCTGATGGGCCACGATATCAACAACCTGAACCAGATCGGGATGGGATTTTTAGAGCTGGCGCTGAATTCTCCGAGCCTGGACGAGAACAGCCGAAGCATGATGTCCAAATCCCTGATGGCTTTCGAGAATAGCTCCAGGCTCATCGATAACGTCCGGAAGCTCCAGAAGGTCCGGTCCGGCGAGCTCTGCCAGAAAGAAATGGACGCAGGCAGGATACTGGCAGACGTCTGCCGCCTCTATGCGAACCGGCATGGCGTGAAGATCAACTATAAGCCGGTCGAAGGGGCCACAGTAATGGCGAATGAATTACTGTTCGACCTGTTCTCGAACCTCGTCGGCAACGCCATAAAGCACTCGAACGACATTCCGGTAGTCGATATCGGGCTTGATACGTGGAGCCTGAAGTCAGAAAAATACTACCGGATTGTGGTCGAGGATAATGGTCCCGGCATCCCGGATGAGATAAAAACGCTCATCTTTAATCGCCAGCTCCAGGGAGGTCCACAGGCAAAGGGCAGCGGCATGGGGCTATACCTGGTCAGAGCCCTTGTGGAAGATTTCCATGGCCTGGTATGGGTAGAAGACCGTATCCCCGGCGACCGCAGAAAGGGAAGCCGGTTCGTGGTCCTGCTGCCGGCCGTGAGATGA